In Cyprinus carpio isolate SPL01 chromosome A14, ASM1834038v1, whole genome shotgun sequence, a single window of DNA contains:
- the LOC122147364 gene encoding putative P2Y purinoceptor 10, translating to TSCLVVNCSCPTHTTVWETNKLYTYVYLIIFIPGLLCNTLALWVLCRFISKKTKAIIFMINLTIADLVHVLSLPLRIHYYIQQDWPFGNMLCMLCFYLKYLNMYASIAFLVCISIQRCAFLLRPFCARNWKSRYDVCISAAVWVVVGLGCSPFILMRSKSNSGSNSTTCFKDLPMRKLDVRSAISMMVAAELLGFLGPLIIISFCTYLIVNSFRQRNQNQQSTGNTKKALRMVRVCTGVFLFCFVPYHINFLLYLMVTQSIITNCAASQAIRQFHPISLCIASLNCCLNPLIYYFLTTEFKQQLSQHGSVLRGRLMSMESTSSYRE from the exons ACATCGTGTCTAGTGGTGAACTGCTCCTGTCCCACTCACACGACTGTCTGGGAAACAAACAAGCTCTACACATACGTTTACCTGATTATATTCATCCCAGGCCTGCTGTGCAACACCCTGGCTCTTTGGGTGCTGTGTCGATTCATAAG CAAAAAGACCAAAGCCATCATCTTCATGATTAATCTAACCATAGCTGACCTGGTTCACGTGCTGTCGCTGCCGCTTCGAATTCACTACTACATCCAACAAGACTGGCCTTTCGGCAACATGTTATGTATGCTGTGTTTTTACCTGAAATACCTTAACATGTACGCTAGCATCGCATTTCTGGTGTGCATCAGCATTCAGCGCTGTGCTTTTCTCCTGCGGCCATTCTGTGCCAGGAACTGGAAGTCACGCTATGATGTCTGCATCAGCGCCGCAGTCTGGGTGGTGGTGGGTCTCGGCTGCTCGCCCTTCATTTTAATGAGGAGCAAATCAAATTCTGGAAGTAACAGCACAACCTGCTTTAAAGACCTGCCGATGCGCAAGCTGGATGTACGCTCGGCCATTTCCATGATGGTTGCTGCTGAACTCTTGGGATTTCTTGGTCCGTTAATTATCATTAGTTTCTGTACTTACTTAATAGTGAACTCCTTCAGACAGAGGAACCAAAATCAGCAGTCCACTGGTAACACGAAAAAGGCCTTGCGCATGGTTAGGGTGTGCACAGGGGTCTTCCTCTTCTGTTTCGTCCCCTACCACATAAACTTCCTGCTGTACCTGATGGTGACCCAAAGCATTATAACAAACTGTGCAGCGAGTCAGGCCATTAGACAATTTCACCCCATTTCTCTCTGCATAGCAAGTCTGAACTGCTGCCTCAACCCTCTCATCTACTACTTCCTGACCACAGAGTTCAAGCAGCAGCTGTCCCAGCATGGCTCTGTGCTCAGGGGCCGTCTGATGAGCATGGAGAGCACATCTTCCTATAGGGAATGA